A stretch of the Candidatus Jettenia sp. AMX2 genome encodes the following:
- a CDS encoding UvrD-helicase domain-containing protein, which produces MTQKKQLTQQQHDIIRSTGNIKINAVAGSGKTTTIIEYASARPKNSRILYLAFNKSVKIEAIKKFTEKGLRNVQVETAHSLAYKHIVYQNNYKVRSQPYKTHEIVELLGLQGKGEKHAKYIIANHINKFITYFCNSDKQKVRDLNYLDVVTDSNAKEFVTTCYDSLVAGTRLLLGKMDKGEIEIIHDFYLKKYQLSDPKLNFDYILFDEGQDASPAMLDIFLKQNATKVIVGDSHQQIYGWRFAVNSLEKADFSTYRLSISFRFSQDIANLAKGILAWKKHFTDHTSFSITGKGISKEDKVKAILGRTNLGLLLKAIEYITKKRSQNTSTLKVI; this is translated from the coding sequence ATGACACAAAAAAAGCAACTAACCCAGCAGCAACATGACATTATCAGATCAACAGGCAACATCAAAATAAACGCCGTTGCAGGGTCTGGAAAAACCACAACGATTATCGAGTATGCCAGTGCCCGGCCAAAAAACAGTAGAATTCTTTATCTTGCATTTAACAAATCCGTAAAAATAGAAGCTATTAAAAAGTTTACAGAAAAAGGTCTTCGTAATGTACAGGTTGAAACAGCTCATTCCCTTGCATACAAACACATCGTATATCAAAATAATTACAAAGTCCGGTCACAACCTTACAAGACACATGAAATTGTTGAATTACTCGGATTACAGGGGAAAGGAGAAAAACATGCAAAGTATATCATTGCCAATCATATCAACAAGTTCATTACCTATTTCTGCAACAGTGATAAACAAAAGGTTCGCGACTTAAACTATCTTGATGTTGTTACCGACAGCAATGCAAAGGAATTTGTAACAACCTGCTACGATTCTCTTGTAGCAGGTACCCGCCTTCTCTTGGGTAAGATGGATAAGGGCGAGATTGAAATTATCCATGATTTTTATCTGAAGAAATATCAATTGTCTGATCCAAAGCTGAACTTTGACTACATCCTGTTTGACGAAGGACAGGATGCCTCACCGGCAATGCTTGATATATTTCTTAAACAAAATGCCACGAAAGTAATTGTCGGCGACAGCCATCAGCAAATTTACGGATGGAGGTTTGCGGTAAACTCGCTGGAAAAGGCTGATTTTAGTACCTACCGGCTTTCCATAAGTTTTCGATTCAGTCAGGACATTGCAAATCTCGCAAAGGGAATTCTGGCATGGAAAAAACATTTTACCGATCATACATCATTTTCAATAACAGGAAAAGGGATATCGAAAGAAGACAAGGTGAAAGCCATTCTCGGA
- a CDS encoding TIGR01777 family oxidoreductase yields MKILITGGTGFVGTQLTPRLLQEGHEVTILTRSLKGTKEFSSEISYLEGDPARRGPWQDEIEKHDAVINLAGASIFNKWTDDYKKTIRESRVNTTRNVVEGIPSGKSFTLISASAVGYYGFCGDEELTEDSPPGNDFLARVTSEWEEEALKAKDKGARVIITRFGIVLGEKGGALSQMIPLFKKYLGGPIGSGKQWFSWIHSKDLSEAFLFLLKHPEISCPVNVCSPNPVRNKDMAKALAKVLHRPSVMPAPGFMVKMVLGEFGSVILEGQRVIPKKLMESGFVFQFPGIYQALQDIVENKS; encoded by the coding sequence GACCCGTTCACTGAAAGGAACCAAGGAGTTTTCATCTGAAATTTCCTACCTGGAAGGCGACCCTGCCAGGAGAGGTCCGTGGCAGGATGAGATTGAAAAACATGATGCTGTGATCAATCTCGCAGGCGCTTCCATTTTTAACAAATGGACAGACGACTATAAAAAAACAATCCGAGAGAGCCGGGTCAATACAACCAGAAATGTTGTAGAAGGGATACCTTCCGGGAAATCCTTTACACTCATCAGCGCATCTGCAGTTGGCTATTATGGTTTTTGCGGGGACGAAGAACTGACAGAGGATTCACCTCCGGGAAATGACTTTTTAGCCCGGGTCACGTCAGAGTGGGAAGAAGAGGCTTTAAAAGCCAAAGACAAGGGGGCTAGGGTGATCATCACCCGTTTTGGTATTGTTTTGGGTGAAAAAGGCGGCGCCCTCAGCCAGATGATCCCTCTTTTTAAAAAATACCTCGGAGGACCAATAGGAAGTGGAAAACAGTGGTTCTCCTGGATTCATAGCAAAGACCTTTCTGAAGCCTTTCTATTCCTTTTGAAGCATCCGGAGATTTCATGCCCGGTTAATGTTTGTTCTCCAAACCCGGTAAGGAATAAGGATATGGCAAAAGCGCTTGCGAAAGTGCTTCACAGGCCTTCTGTTATGCCTGCCCCAGGGTTTATGGTAAAGATGGTTCTGGGAGAATTCGGTTCGGTCATTCTGGAAGGACAGAGGGTTATTCCCAAAAAGCTGATGGAAAGTGGCTTCGTCTTTCAATTCCCCGGCATATACCAGGCCCTGCAGGATATCGTGGAAAACAAATCTTAG